The Prionailurus bengalensis isolate Pbe53 chromosome A3, Fcat_Pben_1.1_paternal_pri, whole genome shotgun sequence genome includes a window with the following:
- the LOC122496339 gene encoding RNA-binding protein 12 isoform X4, with amino-acid sequence MAVVIRLQGLPIVAGTMDIRHFFSGLTIPDGGVHIVGGELGEAFIVFATDEDARLGMMRTGGTIKGSKVTLLLSSKTEMQNMIELSRRRFETANLDIPPANASRSGPPPSSGMGGRVNLPTTVPNFNNPSPSVVTAATSVHESNKNIQTFSTASIGTAPPNMGASFGSPTFSSTIPSTASPMNTVPPPPIPPIPAMPSLPPMPSIPPIPVPPPVPTLPPVPPVPPIPPVPSVPPMTPLPPMSGMPPLNPPPVAPLPAGMNGSGAPMNLNNNLNPVFLGPLNPVNPIQMNSQSSVKPLPINPDDLYVSVHGMPFSAMENDVRDFFHGLRVDAVHLLKDHVGRNNGNGLVKFLSPQDTFEALKRNRMLMIQRYVEVSPATERQWVAAGGHITFKQSIGPSGQTHPPPQTLPRSKSPSGQKRSRSRSPHEAGFCVYLKGLPFEAENKHVIDFFKKLDIVEDSIYIAYGPNGKATGEGFVEFRNEADYKAALCRHKQYMGNRFIQVHPITKKGMLEKIDMIRKRLQNFSYDQREMMLNPEGDVSSAKVCAHITNIPFSITKMDVLQFLEGIPVDENAVHVLVDNNGQGLGQALVQFKNEDDARKSERLHRKKLNGREAFVHVVTLEDMREIEKNPPAQGKKGLKIPVPGNPAVPGVPSVGMPNAGMPNAGMPGTGMPGTGMPGAGMPGTGMPGAGMPGAGMPGAGMPGAGMPGGGMPGAGGEEHAFLTVGSKEANSGPPFNFPGNFGGSNAFGPPLPPPGLGGAFGDARPGMPSVGNSGLPGLGLDVPGFGGGPNNLSGPGFAGGPQNFGNGPGSLGGPPGFGSGPPGLGSAPGHLSGPPAFGPGPGPGPGPIHIGGPPGFGSSSGKPGPTVIKVQNMPFTVSIDEILDFFYGYQVIPGSVCLKYNEKGMPTGEAMVAFESRDEATAAVIDLNDRPIGSRKVKLMAHCVTLVQLSISCDHLIDKDIGSKSDPLCVLLQDVGGGNWAELGRTERVRNCSSPEFSKTLQLEYHFETVQKLRFGIYDIDNKTPELGDDDFLGGAECSLGQIVSSQIITLPLMLKPGKPAGRGTITVSAQEMKDSRVVTMEVEARNLDKKDFLGKSDPFLEFFRQSDGKWHLVYRSEVIKNNLNPTWKRFSVPLQHFCGGDPSTPIQVRCSDYDSDGSHDLIGTFYTSLAQLQAVPANFECIHPEKQQKKKSYKNSGTVCVKICQVETQYSFLDYVMGGCQINFTVGIDFTGSNGDPSSPDSLHYLSPTGVNEYLTALWSVGSVIQDYDSDKLFPAFGFGAQVPPDWQVSHEFALNFNPNNPYCTGIQGIVDAYRQALPQVRLYGPTNFAPIINHVARFATQAAHQRTASQYFVLLLLTDGAVTDVEATREAVVRASHLPMSVIIVGVGGADFEAMEQLDADGGPLHTRSGEAAARDIVQFVPYRRFQNAPREALAQTVLAEVPIQLVSYFKAQGWAPFKPLPPPAKGPAQAAQT; translated from the exons ATGGCTGTGGTCATCCGTTTGCAAGGTCTCCCAATTGTGGCGGGGACCATGGACATTCGCCACTTCTTCTCTGGATTGACCATCCCTGATGGGGGCGTGCATATTGTAGGGGGTGAACTGGGTGAGGCTTTCATCGTTTTTGCCACTGATGAAGATGCAAGGCTTGGTATGATGCGCACAGGTGGTACAATTAAAGGGTCAAAAGTAACACTTTTGTTGAGTAGTAAAACGGAAATGCAGAATATGATTGAACTGAGTCGTAGGCGTTTTGAAACTGCCAACTTAGATATACCACCAGCAAATGCTAGTAGATCAGGACCACCACCTAGCTCAGGAATGGGTGGCAGGGTAAACTTGCCTACAACAGTACCTAACTTTAATAATCCTTCACCCAGTGTAGTTACTGCCGCTACATCGGTTCATGAAAGCAACAAAAACATACAGACATTTTCCACAGCCAGCATAGGAACGGCTCCTCCAAATATGGGGGCTTCTTTTGGGAGCCCAACGTTTAGCTCAACCATTCCAAGCACAGCGTCTCCAATGAACACAGTCCCACCACCACCAATTCCTCCAATCCCAGCGATGCCATCTTTGCCACCAATGCCGTCCATTCCCCCAATACCAGTTCCTCCTCCGGTACCTACATTGCCTCCTGTGCCTCCTGTGCCCCCAATCCCCCCAGTCCCTTCTGTGCCACCCATGACCCCACTGCCACCCATGTCAGGCATGCCACCCTTGAACCCGCCACCTGTGGCCCCTCTACCTGCTGGAATGAATGGCTCTGGAGCACCTATGAATCTGAACAATAACCTGAACCCCGTGTTTCTGGGTCCATTGAATCCTGTTAACCCTATCCAGATGAACTCTCAAAGCAGTGTGAAACCACTTCCCATCAACCCCGATGATCTGTATGTCAGTGTACATGGTATGCCCTTTTCTGCAATGGAAAATGATGTCAGAGATTTTTTCCATGGGCTCCGTGTTGATGCAGTGCATTTGTTGAAAGATCATGTAGGTCGAAATAATGGGAACGGATTGGTTAAATTTCTCTCCCCTCAAGATACATTTGAAGctttgaaaagaaacagaatgctGATGATTCAACGCTATGTGGAAGTTAGTCCTGCCACAGAGAGACAGTGGGTAGCTGCTGGAGGCCATATCACTTTTAAGCAAAGTATAGGACCTTCTGGAcaaacccatcccccacctcagACACTTCCCAGGTCAAAATCGCCCAGTGGGCAGAAAAGGTCGAGGTCAAGATCACCACATGAGGCTGGTTTTTGTGTTTACTTGAAAGGGCTACCATttgaagcagaaaacaaacatgtcattgatttttttaaaaagttggataTTGTGGAAGATAGTATTTATATCGCTTATGGACCCAATGGGAAAGCAACTGGTGAAGGCTTCGTAGAATTCAGAAATGAGGCTGACTATAAGGCTGCTCTGTGTCGTCATAAACAATACATGGGCAATCGCTTTATTCAAGTTCATCCAATTACTAAGAAAGGCATGCTAGAAAAGATAGATATGATTCGTAAAAGACTGCAGAACTTCAGCTATGACCAGAGGGAAATGATGTTAAATCCGGAGGGGGATGTCAGCTCTGCCAAAGTCTGTGCTCACATAACAAATATTCCATTCAGCATTACCAAGATGGATGTTCTTCAGTTCCTAGAAGGAATCCCAGTGGATGAAAATGCTGTACATGTTCTTGTTGATAACAATGGGCAAGGTCTAGGACAGGCATTGGTTcagtttaaaaatgaagatgatgCACGTAAGTCTGAACGCTTACACCGTAAAAAACTTAACGGGAGAGAAGCTTTTGTTCATGTAGTTACTCTAGAAGATatgagagaaattgagaaaaatccCCCTGCCCAAGGAAAAAAAGGGTTAAAGATACCTGTGCCAGGTAATCCTGCAGTTCCAGGAGTGCCCAGTGTGGGAATGCCCAATGCGGGAATGCCCAATGCGGGAATGCCCGGTACAGGAATGCCCGGTACAGGAATGCCCGGTGCGGGAATGCCTGGTACAGGAATGCCCGGTGCTGGAATGCCTGGTGCCGGAATGCCCGGTGCCGGAATGCCTGGTGCGGGAATGCCCGGTGGAGGAATGCCTGGTGCAGGAGGTGAAGAACATGCCTTCCTGACTGTAGGATCTAAGGAGGCCAACAGTGGGCCTCCATTTAACTTTCCTGGTAATTTTGGCGGGTCGAATGCCTTTGGGCCACCACTCCCTCCTCCAGGATTAGGAGGGGCCTTTGGTGATGCTAGGCCTGGTATGCCTTCAGTTGGAAATAGTGGTTTGCCTGGTCTAGGACTGGATGTTCCAGGTTTTGGAGGTGGACCAAATAATTTAAGTGGGCCAGGATTTGCAGGAGGCCCTCAGAATTTTGGAAATGGCCCTGGTAGTTTAGGTGGCCCCCCAGGTTTTGGAAGTGGCCCTCCTGGTCTTGGAAGTGCACCTGGGCATTTGAGTGGGCCGCCAGCCTTTGGGCCtggccctgggcctgggcctggcccaATTCACATTGGTGGACCCCCTGGCTTTGGATCTAGTTCTGGAAAACCAGGACCAACAGTAATTAAAGTGCAGAATATGCCCTTTACTGTGTCTATTGATGagattttagatttcttttatgGCTATCAAGTGATCCCAGGCTCAGTGtgtttaaaatacaatgaaaaaggTATGCCCACAGGCGAAGCCATGGTGGCCTTTGAATCTCGGGATGAAGCCACAGCTGCTGTCATTGACTTAAATGACAGACCTATAGGCTCAAGGAAAGTAAAACTT ATGgcccactgtgtgaccttggttcAGCTGTCCATTTCCTGTGACCATCTCATTGACAAGGACATCGGCTCTAAGTCTGACCCACTCTGCGTCCTTTTACAGGATGTGGGAGGGGGCAACTGGGCTGAG CTTGGCCGAACTGAGCGAGTACGGAACTGCTCGAGCCCCGAGTTCTCCAAGACTCTGCAGCTTGAGTACCACTTTGAAACAGTTCAGAAGCTCCGATTTGGCATCTATGACATAGACAACAAGACACCTGAGCTGGGGGATGATGACTTCCTAGGAGGGGCTGAGTGTTCCCTAGGACAG ATTGTGTCCAGCCAGATAATAACTCTGCCCTTGATGCTGAAGCCTGGAAAACCTGCTGGACGGGGGACCATCACG GTATCAGCTCAGGAGATGAAGGATAGTCGCGTAGTGACCATGGAGGTGGAAGCCAGAAACCTAGATAAGAAG GACTTCCTGGGAAAATCGGATCCATTCTTGGAGTTTTTCCGTCAGAGTGATGGGAAATGGCACCTGGTATACAGATCTGAG GTAATCAAGAACAACTTGAACCCTACATGGAAGCGCTTCTCTGTTCCCCTTCAGCATTTCTGTGGGGGAGACCCCAGCACACCCATCCAG GTGCGATGCTCAGACTATGACAGTGATGGTTCACATGATCTCATTGGTACCTTCTACACCAGCTTGGCCCAGCTGCAAGCAGTCCCG GCCAATTTTGAATGCATCCACCCTgagaaacagcagaaaaagaaaagctacaagAACTCTGGGACTGTCTGTGTCAAAATTTGCCAG GTTGAGACACAGTATTCGTTCCTGGACTATGTGATGGGAGGCTGTCAAATCAACTTCACT gttGGTATAGACTTCACAGGCTCCAATGGAGACCCTTCCTCCCCGGACTCCCTGCACTACCTGAGCCCAACAGGGGTCAACGAGTACCTGACAGCACTGTGGAGTGTGGGCAGCGTGATTCAGGACTATGATTC GGACAAGCTTTTCCCAGCATTTGGATTTGgggcccaggtgccccctgattgGCAG GTCTCCCATGAATTTGCCTTGAACTTCAACCCCAATAACCCCTACTGCACAG GCATCCAGGGCATTGTGGATGCCTATCGCCAAGCCCTGCCCCAAGTTCGCCTCTATGGCCCCACCAACTTTGCACCCATTATCAACCATGTGGCCAGGTTTGCAACCCAGGCTGCACATCAGAGGACTGCCTCG CAATACtttgtgctgctgctgctgaccGACGGTGCTGTGACAGATGTGGAGGCTACACGTGAGGCTGTGGTGCGTGCCTCACACCTTCCCATGTCAGTGATCATCGTGGGTGTGGGTGGTGCTGACTTTGAGGCCATGGAGCAGCTGGATGCTGATGGTGGACCCCTGCATACGCGCTCCGGGGAGGCAGCTGCCCGTGATATAGTGCAGTTTGTGCCCTACCGTCGCTtccagaat GCCCCTCGGGAGGCACTGGCACAGACTGTGCTCGCAGAGGTACCTATACAACTGGTCTCCTACTTCAAGGCCCAAGGTTGGGCCCCATTCAAGCCACTTCCACCCCCAGCCAAGGGCCCTGCACAGGCCGCTCAGACCTAG
- the LOC122496339 gene encoding RNA-binding protein 12 isoform X1, whose protein sequence is MAVVIRLQGLPIVAGTMDIRHFFSGLTIPDGGVHIVGGELGEAFIVFATDEDARLGMMRTGGTIKGSKVTLLLSSKTEMQNMIELSRRRFETANLDIPPANASRSGPPPSSGMGGRVNLPTTVPNFNNPSPSVVTAATSVHESNKNIQTFSTASIGTAPPNMGASFGSPTFSSTIPSTASPMNTVPPPPIPPIPAMPSLPPMPSIPPIPVPPPVPTLPPVPPVPPIPPVPSVPPMTPLPPMSGMPPLNPPPVAPLPAGMNGSGAPMNLNNNLNPVFLGPLNPVNPIQMNSQSSVKPLPINPDDLYVSVHGMPFSAMENDVRDFFHGLRVDAVHLLKDHVGRNNGNGLVKFLSPQDTFEALKRNRMLMIQRYVEVSPATERQWVAAGGHITFKQSIGPSGQTHPPPQTLPRSKSPSGQKRSRSRSPHEAGFCVYLKGLPFEAENKHVIDFFKKLDIVEDSIYIAYGPNGKATGEGFVEFRNEADYKAALCRHKQYMGNRFIQVHPITKKGMLEKIDMIRKRLQNFSYDQREMMLNPEGDVSSAKVCAHITNIPFSITKMDVLQFLEGIPVDENAVHVLVDNNGQGLGQALVQFKNEDDARKSERLHRKKLNGREAFVHVVTLEDMREIEKNPPAQGKKGLKIPVPGNPAVPGVPSVGMPNAGMPNAGMPGTGMPGTGMPGAGMPGTGMPGAGMPGAGMPGAGMPGAGMPGGGMPGAGGEEHAFLTVGSKEANSGPPFNFPGNFGGSNAFGPPLPPPGLGGAFGDARPGMPSVGNSGLPGLGLDVPGFGGGPNNLSGPGFAGGPQNFGNGPGSLGGPPGFGSGPPGLGSAPGHLSGPPAFGPGPGPGPGPIHIGGPPGFGSSSGKPGPTVIKVQNMPFTVSIDEILDFFYGYQVIPGSVCLKYNEKGMPTGEAMVAFESRDEATAAVIDLNDRPIGSRKVKLVLG, encoded by the coding sequence ATGGCTGTGGTCATCCGTTTGCAAGGTCTCCCAATTGTGGCGGGGACCATGGACATTCGCCACTTCTTCTCTGGATTGACCATCCCTGATGGGGGCGTGCATATTGTAGGGGGTGAACTGGGTGAGGCTTTCATCGTTTTTGCCACTGATGAAGATGCAAGGCTTGGTATGATGCGCACAGGTGGTACAATTAAAGGGTCAAAAGTAACACTTTTGTTGAGTAGTAAAACGGAAATGCAGAATATGATTGAACTGAGTCGTAGGCGTTTTGAAACTGCCAACTTAGATATACCACCAGCAAATGCTAGTAGATCAGGACCACCACCTAGCTCAGGAATGGGTGGCAGGGTAAACTTGCCTACAACAGTACCTAACTTTAATAATCCTTCACCCAGTGTAGTTACTGCCGCTACATCGGTTCATGAAAGCAACAAAAACATACAGACATTTTCCACAGCCAGCATAGGAACGGCTCCTCCAAATATGGGGGCTTCTTTTGGGAGCCCAACGTTTAGCTCAACCATTCCAAGCACAGCGTCTCCAATGAACACAGTCCCACCACCACCAATTCCTCCAATCCCAGCGATGCCATCTTTGCCACCAATGCCGTCCATTCCCCCAATACCAGTTCCTCCTCCGGTACCTACATTGCCTCCTGTGCCTCCTGTGCCCCCAATCCCCCCAGTCCCTTCTGTGCCACCCATGACCCCACTGCCACCCATGTCAGGCATGCCACCCTTGAACCCGCCACCTGTGGCCCCTCTACCTGCTGGAATGAATGGCTCTGGAGCACCTATGAATCTGAACAATAACCTGAACCCCGTGTTTCTGGGTCCATTGAATCCTGTTAACCCTATCCAGATGAACTCTCAAAGCAGTGTGAAACCACTTCCCATCAACCCCGATGATCTGTATGTCAGTGTACATGGTATGCCCTTTTCTGCAATGGAAAATGATGTCAGAGATTTTTTCCATGGGCTCCGTGTTGATGCAGTGCATTTGTTGAAAGATCATGTAGGTCGAAATAATGGGAACGGATTGGTTAAATTTCTCTCCCCTCAAGATACATTTGAAGctttgaaaagaaacagaatgctGATGATTCAACGCTATGTGGAAGTTAGTCCTGCCACAGAGAGACAGTGGGTAGCTGCTGGAGGCCATATCACTTTTAAGCAAAGTATAGGACCTTCTGGAcaaacccatcccccacctcagACACTTCCCAGGTCAAAATCGCCCAGTGGGCAGAAAAGGTCGAGGTCAAGATCACCACATGAGGCTGGTTTTTGTGTTTACTTGAAAGGGCTACCATttgaagcagaaaacaaacatgtcattgatttttttaaaaagttggataTTGTGGAAGATAGTATTTATATCGCTTATGGACCCAATGGGAAAGCAACTGGTGAAGGCTTCGTAGAATTCAGAAATGAGGCTGACTATAAGGCTGCTCTGTGTCGTCATAAACAATACATGGGCAATCGCTTTATTCAAGTTCATCCAATTACTAAGAAAGGCATGCTAGAAAAGATAGATATGATTCGTAAAAGACTGCAGAACTTCAGCTATGACCAGAGGGAAATGATGTTAAATCCGGAGGGGGATGTCAGCTCTGCCAAAGTCTGTGCTCACATAACAAATATTCCATTCAGCATTACCAAGATGGATGTTCTTCAGTTCCTAGAAGGAATCCCAGTGGATGAAAATGCTGTACATGTTCTTGTTGATAACAATGGGCAAGGTCTAGGACAGGCATTGGTTcagtttaaaaatgaagatgatgCACGTAAGTCTGAACGCTTACACCGTAAAAAACTTAACGGGAGAGAAGCTTTTGTTCATGTAGTTACTCTAGAAGATatgagagaaattgagaaaaatccCCCTGCCCAAGGAAAAAAAGGGTTAAAGATACCTGTGCCAGGTAATCCTGCAGTTCCAGGAGTGCCCAGTGTGGGAATGCCCAATGCGGGAATGCCCAATGCGGGAATGCCCGGTACAGGAATGCCCGGTACAGGAATGCCCGGTGCGGGAATGCCTGGTACAGGAATGCCCGGTGCTGGAATGCCTGGTGCCGGAATGCCCGGTGCCGGAATGCCTGGTGCGGGAATGCCCGGTGGAGGAATGCCTGGTGCAGGAGGTGAAGAACATGCCTTCCTGACTGTAGGATCTAAGGAGGCCAACAGTGGGCCTCCATTTAACTTTCCTGGTAATTTTGGCGGGTCGAATGCCTTTGGGCCACCACTCCCTCCTCCAGGATTAGGAGGGGCCTTTGGTGATGCTAGGCCTGGTATGCCTTCAGTTGGAAATAGTGGTTTGCCTGGTCTAGGACTGGATGTTCCAGGTTTTGGAGGTGGACCAAATAATTTAAGTGGGCCAGGATTTGCAGGAGGCCCTCAGAATTTTGGAAATGGCCCTGGTAGTTTAGGTGGCCCCCCAGGTTTTGGAAGTGGCCCTCCTGGTCTTGGAAGTGCACCTGGGCATTTGAGTGGGCCGCCAGCCTTTGGGCCtggccctgggcctgggcctggcccaATTCACATTGGTGGACCCCCTGGCTTTGGATCTAGTTCTGGAAAACCAGGACCAACAGTAATTAAAGTGCAGAATATGCCCTTTACTGTGTCTATTGATGagattttagatttcttttatgGCTATCAAGTGATCCCAGGCTCAGTGtgtttaaaatacaatgaaaaaggTATGCCCACAGGCGAAGCCATGGTGGCCTTTGAATCTCGGGATGAAGCCACAGCTGCTGTCATTGACTTAAATGACAGACCTATAGGCTCAAGGAAAGTAAAACTTGTCTTAGGGTAG
- the LOC122496339 gene encoding copine-1 isoform X3: MAHCVTLVQLSISCDHLIDKDIGSKSDPLCVLLQDVGGGNWAELGRTERVRNCSSPEFSKTLQLEYHFETVQKLRFGIYDIDNKTPELGDDDFLGGAECSLGQIVSSQIITLPLMLKPGKPAGRGTITVSAQEMKDSRVVTMEVEARNLDKKDFLGKSDPFLEFFRQSDGKWHLVYRSEVIKNNLNPTWKRFSVPLQHFCGGDPSTPIQVRCSDYDSDGSHDLIGTFYTSLAQLQAVPANFECIHPEKQQKKKSYKNSGTVCVKICQVETQYSFLDYVMGGCQINFTVGIDFTGSNGDPSSPDSLHYLSPTGVNEYLTALWSVGSVIQDYDSDKLFPAFGFGAQVPPDWQVSHEFALNFNPNNPYCTGIQGIVDAYRQALPQVRLYGPTNFAPIINHVARFATQAAHQRTASQYFVLLLLTDGAVTDVEATREAVVRASHLPMSVIIVGVGGADFEAMEQLDADGGPLHTRSGEAAARDIVQFVPYRRFQNAPREALAQTVLAEVPIQLVSYFKAQGWAPFKPLPPPAKGPAQAAQT, translated from the exons ATGgcccactgtgtgaccttggttcAGCTGTCCATTTCCTGTGACCATCTCATTGACAAGGACATCGGCTCTAAGTCTGACCCACTCTGCGTCCTTTTACAGGATGTGGGAGGGGGCAACTGGGCTGAG CTTGGCCGAACTGAGCGAGTACGGAACTGCTCGAGCCCCGAGTTCTCCAAGACTCTGCAGCTTGAGTACCACTTTGAAACAGTTCAGAAGCTCCGATTTGGCATCTATGACATAGACAACAAGACACCTGAGCTGGGGGATGATGACTTCCTAGGAGGGGCTGAGTGTTCCCTAGGACAG ATTGTGTCCAGCCAGATAATAACTCTGCCCTTGATGCTGAAGCCTGGAAAACCTGCTGGACGGGGGACCATCACG GTATCAGCTCAGGAGATGAAGGATAGTCGCGTAGTGACCATGGAGGTGGAAGCCAGAAACCTAGATAAGAAG GACTTCCTGGGAAAATCGGATCCATTCTTGGAGTTTTTCCGTCAGAGTGATGGGAAATGGCACCTGGTATACAGATCTGAG GTAATCAAGAACAACTTGAACCCTACATGGAAGCGCTTCTCTGTTCCCCTTCAGCATTTCTGTGGGGGAGACCCCAGCACACCCATCCAG GTGCGATGCTCAGACTATGACAGTGATGGTTCACATGATCTCATTGGTACCTTCTACACCAGCTTGGCCCAGCTGCAAGCAGTCCCG GCCAATTTTGAATGCATCCACCCTgagaaacagcagaaaaagaaaagctacaagAACTCTGGGACTGTCTGTGTCAAAATTTGCCAG GTTGAGACACAGTATTCGTTCCTGGACTATGTGATGGGAGGCTGTCAAATCAACTTCACT gttGGTATAGACTTCACAGGCTCCAATGGAGACCCTTCCTCCCCGGACTCCCTGCACTACCTGAGCCCAACAGGGGTCAACGAGTACCTGACAGCACTGTGGAGTGTGGGCAGCGTGATTCAGGACTATGATTC GGACAAGCTTTTCCCAGCATTTGGATTTGgggcccaggtgccccctgattgGCAG GTCTCCCATGAATTTGCCTTGAACTTCAACCCCAATAACCCCTACTGCACAG GCATCCAGGGCATTGTGGATGCCTATCGCCAAGCCCTGCCCCAAGTTCGCCTCTATGGCCCCACCAACTTTGCACCCATTATCAACCATGTGGCCAGGTTTGCAACCCAGGCTGCACATCAGAGGACTGCCTCG CAATACtttgtgctgctgctgctgaccGACGGTGCTGTGACAGATGTGGAGGCTACACGTGAGGCTGTGGTGCGTGCCTCACACCTTCCCATGTCAGTGATCATCGTGGGTGTGGGTGGTGCTGACTTTGAGGCCATGGAGCAGCTGGATGCTGATGGTGGACCCCTGCATACGCGCTCCGGGGAGGCAGCTGCCCGTGATATAGTGCAGTTTGTGCCCTACCGTCGCTtccagaat GCCCCTCGGGAGGCACTGGCACAGACTGTGCTCGCAGAGGTACCTATACAACTGGTCTCCTACTTCAAGGCCCAAGGTTGGGCCCCATTCAAGCCACTTCCACCCCCAGCCAAGGGCCCTGCACAGGCCGCTCAGACCTAG
- the LOC122496339 gene encoding copine-1 isoform X2: MSPLRPAPAGTRSCRAGCRPFCEAAKEMAHCVTLVQLSISCDHLIDKDIGSKSDPLCVLLQDVGGGNWAELGRTERVRNCSSPEFSKTLQLEYHFETVQKLRFGIYDIDNKTPELGDDDFLGGAECSLGQIVSSQIITLPLMLKPGKPAGRGTITVSAQEMKDSRVVTMEVEARNLDKKDFLGKSDPFLEFFRQSDGKWHLVYRSEVIKNNLNPTWKRFSVPLQHFCGGDPSTPIQVRCSDYDSDGSHDLIGTFYTSLAQLQAVPANFECIHPEKQQKKKSYKNSGTVCVKICQVETQYSFLDYVMGGCQINFTVGIDFTGSNGDPSSPDSLHYLSPTGVNEYLTALWSVGSVIQDYDSDKLFPAFGFGAQVPPDWQVSHEFALNFNPNNPYCTGIQGIVDAYRQALPQVRLYGPTNFAPIINHVARFATQAAHQRTASQYFVLLLLTDGAVTDVEATREAVVRASHLPMSVIIVGVGGADFEAMEQLDADGGPLHTRSGEAAARDIVQFVPYRRFQNAPREALAQTVLAEVPIQLVSYFKAQGWAPFKPLPPPAKGPAQAAQT, from the exons ATGgcccactgtgtgaccttggttcAGCTGTCCATTTCCTGTGACCATCTCATTGACAAGGACATCGGCTCTAAGTCTGACCCACTCTGCGTCCTTTTACAGGATGTGGGAGGGGGCAACTGGGCTGAG CTTGGCCGAACTGAGCGAGTACGGAACTGCTCGAGCCCCGAGTTCTCCAAGACTCTGCAGCTTGAGTACCACTTTGAAACAGTTCAGAAGCTCCGATTTGGCATCTATGACATAGACAACAAGACACCTGAGCTGGGGGATGATGACTTCCTAGGAGGGGCTGAGTGTTCCCTAGGACAG ATTGTGTCCAGCCAGATAATAACTCTGCCCTTGATGCTGAAGCCTGGAAAACCTGCTGGACGGGGGACCATCACG GTATCAGCTCAGGAGATGAAGGATAGTCGCGTAGTGACCATGGAGGTGGAAGCCAGAAACCTAGATAAGAAG GACTTCCTGGGAAAATCGGATCCATTCTTGGAGTTTTTCCGTCAGAGTGATGGGAAATGGCACCTGGTATACAGATCTGAG GTAATCAAGAACAACTTGAACCCTACATGGAAGCGCTTCTCTGTTCCCCTTCAGCATTTCTGTGGGGGAGACCCCAGCACACCCATCCAG GTGCGATGCTCAGACTATGACAGTGATGGTTCACATGATCTCATTGGTACCTTCTACACCAGCTTGGCCCAGCTGCAAGCAGTCCCG GCCAATTTTGAATGCATCCACCCTgagaaacagcagaaaaagaaaagctacaagAACTCTGGGACTGTCTGTGTCAAAATTTGCCAG GTTGAGACACAGTATTCGTTCCTGGACTATGTGATGGGAGGCTGTCAAATCAACTTCACT gttGGTATAGACTTCACAGGCTCCAATGGAGACCCTTCCTCCCCGGACTCCCTGCACTACCTGAGCCCAACAGGGGTCAACGAGTACCTGACAGCACTGTGGAGTGTGGGCAGCGTGATTCAGGACTATGATTC GGACAAGCTTTTCCCAGCATTTGGATTTGgggcccaggtgccccctgattgGCAG GTCTCCCATGAATTTGCCTTGAACTTCAACCCCAATAACCCCTACTGCACAG GCATCCAGGGCATTGTGGATGCCTATCGCCAAGCCCTGCCCCAAGTTCGCCTCTATGGCCCCACCAACTTTGCACCCATTATCAACCATGTGGCCAGGTTTGCAACCCAGGCTGCACATCAGAGGACTGCCTCG CAATACtttgtgctgctgctgctgaccGACGGTGCTGTGACAGATGTGGAGGCTACACGTGAGGCTGTGGTGCGTGCCTCACACCTTCCCATGTCAGTGATCATCGTGGGTGTGGGTGGTGCTGACTTTGAGGCCATGGAGCAGCTGGATGCTGATGGTGGACCCCTGCATACGCGCTCCGGGGAGGCAGCTGCCCGTGATATAGTGCAGTTTGTGCCCTACCGTCGCTtccagaat GCCCCTCGGGAGGCACTGGCACAGACTGTGCTCGCAGAGGTACCTATACAACTGGTCTCCTACTTCAAGGCCCAAGGTTGGGCCCCATTCAAGCCACTTCCACCCCCAGCCAAGGGCCCTGCACAGGCCGCTCAGACCTAG